The window AATACATTTGCGCTAAGCCTGCATGAGCTTGCGGTGTATATTTTGCCCAATAAAAGCTTAGCCAACGTTTATGCAATTCCGCTGCCTCCATCGCCACTTCAGCGCTTGCATCCCCACTCACCATTGCTTCCTTTAAGCGCTCAAATAACATTTGCTCCAGTTGATTGACAGACTTGTATTGGTCCTCTGTCATATTTTTTAGCTTTCCATAGCTTGCCAAAATTTGCTCTTCCCCGTATTTTTCTCGGACTTCTTCACCATATTGCTTGTCATTGTCTTCAATCATCTTATTTTTAAACGCCTCAAACTTTTGTTCGTTTGTCATCATTTTTTCCCCTTCCATTACTTGAATCGTATTTTTTATTGTTTTAATAAGCCCATCTAAATAACTTCGTTTTCGTTCTAGCAATTCATGTTGATTCCTAAGTGCCTCATTCACATTGAATTCCGGGGCATCTAAAAATTTTTTAATTTCTTCTAATTTAAAATCAAGCTCTCGATAAAATAAAATTTGTTGCAGTCGGTCAATATCGGCATCACTATAATGCCGATAACCATTTTCCCCGATTTCAGAAGGAATCAATAACCCAATTTCATCATAGTACCGGAGCGCCCGTTTACTCACCCCAGACAGTTTTGCTAATTCATTAATAAGCATTCCATCACCTCTATGTTTTACTATAAAGGATAACGTAACGGTAAGGTCAATGGTAAAGGAAATTTTTTTTGTAGGAATTGGACAATTATTCCCTGATCACTAATATTGAATCTTTCTACTGAAATAAAAAATTGGATGATAAAAAGCGCTGCATACGTTTTATACGTATGCAGCGCTTTTCTACATTTTATGATGACCCGTACGGGATTCGAACCCGTGTTACCGCCGTGAAAGGGCGGTGTCTTAACCGCTTGACCAACGGGCCTACATTCTATGGCGGAGAAGGAGGGATTCGAACCCTCGCACCGCTTACGCGATCTACACCCTTAGCAGGGGCGCCCCTTGAGCCACTTGGGTACTTCCCCATAGAATAAAAATGGCTCCGAAGGTAGGACTCGAACCTACGACCAACCGGTTAACAGCCGGTTGCTCTACCACTGAGCTACTTCGGAATAATTATGATGTTTTAATGGTGGGCCTAAATGGACTCGAACCATCGACCTCACGCTTATCAGGCGTGCGCTCTAACCAGCTGAGCTATAGGCCCTTAAAATGGAGCGGGTGATGAGAATCGAACTCACGACATCAGCTTGGAAGGCTGAGGTTTTACCATTAAACTACACCCGCATTATGGTGGGTCAGGACGGAATCGAACCGCCGACACTTAGAGCTTCAATCTAATGCTCTACCAACTGAGCTACTGACCCATAATACTCTTCCATAAATATAAATGGCGGTCCCGACCGGGATCGAACCGGCGATCTCCTGCGTGACAGGCAGGCATGTTAACCGCTACACCACGGGACCATTTGGTTGCGGGGACAGGACTTGAACCTGTGACCTTCGGGTTATGAGCCCGACGAGCTACCACTGCTCCACCCCGCGACAATATTACTTTATTCTATTCTTTATCCTATTGAACACCATTACTTTTAAAAAATGGAGGAGGTAGAGGGATTCGAACCCCCGCGCGGTGTTACCCGCCTGTCGGTTTTCAAGACCGATCCCTTCAGCCGAACTTGGGTATACCTCCATGAATCATTCAATTTACTGGTGGACCTTACAGGACTCGAACCTGTGACCGGACGGTTATGAGCCGTCTGCTCTAACCAACTGAGCTAAAGGTCCTTTAAGATGGCGGCGGAGGGAGTCGAACCCACGACCTTTCGGGTATGAACCGAATGCTCTAGCCAGCTGAGCTACACCGCCAGGATCTTTATATGGTTAAAATTGTTTGGTGGAGCCTAGCGGGATCGAACCGCTGACCTCCTGCGTGCAAGGCAGGCGCTCTCCCAGCTGAGCTAAGGCCCCATGAAATGGTCGGAATGACAGGATTCGAACCTACGACCCCTTGGTCCCAAACCAAGTGCTCTACCAAGCTGAGCTACATTCCGAAAAATATCATTAAAATTTATATGGCGCGCCCGGCAGGAGTCGAACCCACAACCTTCTGATCCGTAGTCAGACGCTCTATCCAATTGAGCTACGGGCGCATATTTATTTAAAAGAAAATGGTGCCGAGGGCCGGAATCGAACCGGCACGGTGATCACTCACCGCAGGATTTTAAGTCCTGTGCGTCTGCCAGTTCCGCCACCCCGGCATATTTGGAGCGGAAGACGAGGTTCGAACTCGCGACCCCCACCTTGGCAAGGTGGTGTTCTACCACTGAACTACTTCCGCATATGCTTAAGAATTTTTTATTCTGACAATGTATTTAATTTAATGGTGCGGGTGAAGGGAGTCGAACCCCCACGCCTTGCGGCGCTAGATCCTAAGTCTAGTGCGTCTGCCAGTTCCGCCACACCCGCAGCAGACATATATAAAACTGGTGAGCCATGAAGGACTCGAACCTTCGACCCTCTGATTAAAAGTCAGATGCTCTACCGACTGAGCTAATGGCTCTCTAAATGGTGCCGGCGAAAGGAGTCGAACCCTCGACCTACTGATTACAAGTCAGTTGCTCTACCAACTGAGCTACACCGGCATTTAGAAATGGTGGAGGATGACGGGCTCGAACCGCCGACCCTCTGCTTGTAAGGCAGATGCTCTCCCAGCTGAGCTAATCCTCCATGGGATATTAAGAACTGATTCCTTAGAACTTCAAAACCTAATTGTTAAGGACAAGATTTATAATATCAAGATTTTGAGTGAAATGCAATAGTTTTTTATAACTTTTTTTAAAAATATTATTATTTTTTTAAAAGTTGATATTTGCTAGTTAAACTTGTTAATTAGAAAAATTTAAAAGGCATAACGAAAGTTTAATACGATTACAATTATTTATCAACTACTATTTCCAAATATTTCACTTAACAATCCATTATGATTCAAAATATAAGTAATTGTTTATAAAATCGTGTTTATTTTTCGACCATAATCCCCCTATTTATACACTTAATGAAAACCAGCTTCGCCACTTATCGTTAATTTTAAGAGCTAACTGTCTTATTCCAAGAGTCTTTGTTTGATCGTTTATCTAAGGGATTTTGATATAGAATCATAATAAATTGCCTTCGTTTGGTTATCGCATTCTTTTTGTAGCATGAATAGCATTGCTGCACAAATAAATGGTCAGATCATTATTCATATTCATACATCAATTCGCTTGATATAGAAGCTCTATCAACATGATTTCGGCTAATTAAGCCCAGTAGAGAACCTCACTTACTTTCGATCTATAAAAGATATAGAAAATTAATCGAGAGTGAATTGTTGGCAATGAAATGACGACACAACAGTTAGAAAGATGATTATTGAAGTAGCCTGTTCTTCATTCAATTGATATCACCTAAGATAAAAAATGGCGTTCGTCACAATTTTCCTATCTCAATCACAATACATCGAGATTGAGATAGGAAAAATATTAGGGAAGGAATAATAGATGGTCCCAAAAGAGATGAAAAATACTGTTGTAAAAGTGGTTCAATGTTATTCAAATGATACTGATATTGATACTTAGGATTTTGAGAAAGATGAACTTGTATTTCTAAAAACATTGATTTCAAATAATGTACAGAGGTTATTAAATTAGTGAGGGAACCCACTTAATACTTGAGTCCCCTCGTACTTATTTTAAAAATCAACATTATTATTTAATATAGCTAATTAATAAAAAGCACTGCATACGTTTTATACGTATGCAGCGCTTTTTTACATTTTATGATGACCCGTACGGGATTCGAACCCGTGTTACCGCCGTGAAAGGGCGGTGTCTTAACCGCTTGACCAACGGGCCTACATTCTATGGCGGAGAAGGAGGGATTCGAACCCTCGCACCGCTTACGCGATCTACACCCTTAGCAGGGGCGCCCCTTGAGCCACTTGGGTACTTCCCCATAGAATAAAAATGGCTCCGAAGGTAGGACTCGAACCTACGACCAACCGGTTAACAGCCGGTTGCTCTACCACTGAGCTACTTCGGAATAATTATGATGTTTTAATGGTGGGCCTAAATGGACTCGAACCATCGACCTCACGCTTATCAGGCGTGCGCTCTAACCAGCTGAGCTATAGGCCCTTAAAATGGAGCGGGTGATGAGAATCGAACTCACGACATCAGCTTGGAAGGCTGAGGTTTTACCATTAAACTACACCCGCATTATGGTGGGTCAGGACGGAATCGAACCGCCGACACTTAGAGCTTCAATCTAATGCTCTACCAACTGAGCTACTGACCCATAATACTCTTCCATAAATATAAATGGCGGTCCCGACCGGGATCGAACCGGCGATCTCCTGCGTGACAGGCAGGCATGTTAACCGCTACACCACGGGACCATTTGGTTGCGGGGACAGGACTTGAACCTGTGACCTTCGGGTTATGAGCCCGACGAGCTACCACTGCTCCACCCCGCGACAATATTACTTTATTCTATTCTTTATCCTATTGAACACCATTACTTTTAAAAAATGGAGGAGGTAGAGGGATTCGAACCCCCGCGCGGTGTTACCCGCCTGTCGGTTTTCAAGACCGATCCCTTCAGCCGAACTTGGGTATACCTCCATGAATCATTCAATTTACTGGTGGACCTTACAGGACTCGAACCTGTGACC is drawn from Solibacillus sp. R5-41 and contains these coding sequences:
- a CDS encoding MerR family transcriptional regulator — encoded protein: MLINELAKLSGVSKRALRYYDEIGLLIPSEIGENGYRHYSDADIDRLQQILFYRELDFKLEEIKKFLDAPEFNVNEALRNQHELLERKRSYLDGLIKTIKNTIQVMEGEKMMTNEQKFEAFKNKMIEDNDKQYGEEVREKYGEEQILASYGKLKNMTEDQYKSVNQLEQMLFERLKEAMVSGDASAEVAMEAAELHKRWLSFYWAKYTPQAHAGLAQMYLHDERFTAYYDERVGKGATQFLHDAIMEYVK